A window of Zingiber officinale cultivar Zhangliang chromosome 5A, Zo_v1.1, whole genome shotgun sequence contains these coding sequences:
- the LOC121981310 gene encoding protein HOTHEAD-like, giving the protein MDMDGTKVGGTTFDPTGHRHTAADLLKYADPARITVLLRATAQRILFRNVTGQHKNPQAYGVVYKDEAGNIHEARLKGFSAGEIILSAGALGSPQLLMLSGVGPTDHLKSFGIEVLLDQPMVGHGIADNPMNIFAVPSPEPLTITSVQVVGIGPGYYMESLTGFNLVAALLGGNSPTVPYFFQGGVVGEKLARPLSRGYLRLKNLDPEDNPSVTYNYFTEPEDLRTCVEALQTVMRVIDTQALSEFRYPNQTVEYLQALTANLVVNNRARSAEDATSLEQYCSDLVMTIWHFHGGCEVGKVVDHEYRVIGVAGLRVIDGSTFSFSPGTNPQATLMMLGRYMGILIGNDGAALFTDISKYH; this is encoded by the exons ATGGATATGGACGGCACAAAGGTCGGGGGAACCACGTTCGACCCAACCGGCCATCGCCACACCGCCGCCGATCTGCTCAAGTACGCTGACCCCGCCAGGATCACCGTGCTCTTGCGCGCCACGGCGCAGAGGATCTTGTTCAGGAACGTTACCGGCCAGCATAAGAACCCGCAGGCGTACGGCGTGGTGTACAAGGACGAAGCCGGCAACATCCACGAGGCCCGCCTCAAGGGCTTCTCTGCAGGCGAAATCATACTGTCAGCCGGCGCTCTCGGTAGCCCGCAGTTACTCATGTTAAGCGGCGTCGGCCCCACGGACCACCTCAAGTCCTTCGGCATCGAGGTGCTCCTGGACCAGCCGATGGTCGGCCATGGCATTGCCGACAACCCGATGAACATCTTCGCCGTGCCTTCGCCTGAGCCACTGACTATCACTTCGGTTCAAGTCGTCGGAATTGGGCCGGGCTACTACATGGAGTCCTTGACGGGCTTCAACTTAGTCGCAGCGCTTTTGGGAGGCAACTCCCCAACCGTCCCTTACTTCTTCCAAGGTGGCGTAGTAGGTGAAAAATTGGCAAGGCCTCTCTCCCGAGGATATCTTCGTCTCAAGAATCTCGACCCAGAGGACAATCCATCAGTAACCTACAACTACTTCACGGAGCCTGAGGATCTTAGAACATGCGTGGAGGCATTGCAGACGGTCATGAGAGTGATCGATACCCAAGCGCTGTCCGAATTCAGATACCCGAATCAAACGGTGGAGTACTTGCAGGCTCTCACTGCGAACTTAGTTGTCAATAACAGAGCAAGAAGTGCAGAGGACGCCACTTCGCTGGAGCAATACTGCAGCGACCTCGTAATGACCATTTGGCATTTCCATGGCGGGTGTGAAGTAGGAAAGGTGGTCGACCATGAATACAGAGTGATCGGCGTGGCCGGGCTCAGGGTGATTGATGGATCCACTTTCAGTTTCTCCCCGGGAACTAACCCTCAAGCAACTCTCATGATGTTGGGCAG GTACATGGGGATTCTGATAGGAAATGATGGTGCAGCTCTGTTTACTGATATTTCTAAGTATCATTaa